In Methylomonas sp. MK1, the following are encoded in one genomic region:
- the trfA gene encoding plasmid replication initiator TrfA, with protein MDRNTTNHSLDNLTERFQSLTERKKAKLRVVEPMTSLPNWPSAIRGTPNACLRSALFAGIQGKERIAYKKRTLLAAVDGIEVRYLGIQLNQSDLDVWMQIVHLSRQQLPGFSVTFSAHALLTALGRGSGRSQHEWLKEAMARLGGAFVEITFHGRDAFGEKGFLRYYRDERTQRYVVELTESMLRLFEEGYTYIEFEQRQKLRKQPLALWLHGFLSSHAAPFPMKITTIHRLSGSGSKTLRDFKYRLGKALEALVSIGTLASFEFADDMVKIKRQPTPSQQRFLEDKQH; from the coding sequence ATGGACAGAAATACCACCAACCATTCGCTCGATAATCTCACCGAACGTTTTCAATCTCTGACGGAGCGGAAAAAGGCCAAATTGCGGGTCGTCGAACCCATGACTTCACTACCCAATTGGCCGTCGGCGATACGCGGTACGCCCAATGCTTGCTTACGGAGCGCATTGTTCGCCGGCATCCAAGGCAAGGAGCGCATTGCCTACAAAAAACGAACATTGTTGGCTGCGGTCGATGGCATTGAGGTTCGTTACCTCGGCATACAGCTCAATCAATCGGACCTCGATGTCTGGATGCAGATCGTGCATTTGTCCCGGCAACAATTACCGGGATTTAGCGTGACCTTCAGCGCCCATGCCCTGTTGACGGCATTGGGGCGCGGCAGTGGTAGAAGCCAACATGAATGGTTGAAAGAAGCTATGGCCCGCCTGGGAGGCGCCTTTGTCGAAATCACCTTTCACGGCCGGGATGCTTTTGGTGAAAAAGGCTTCTTGCGTTATTACCGTGATGAACGGACGCAGCGTTACGTAGTGGAATTGACCGAATCCATGCTGCGCCTGTTCGAAGAGGGCTACACCTACATTGAATTCGAACAGCGGCAGAAATTGCGCAAGCAACCCTTGGCCTTGTGGTTGCACGGCTTCTTGTCGTCCCATGCGGCCCCGTTTCCGATGAAAATTACCACCATTCACCGACTCAGCGGTAGTGGCTCAAAAACCCTGCGCGATTTCAAATATCGGCTGGGTAAAGCGTTGGAAGCCTTGGTAAGTATTGGCACTTTGGCTAGCTTTGAATTCGCTGACGATATGGTGAAGATCAAACGCCAACCGACGCCCAGTCAGCAACGTTTTTTGGAAGATAAACAACACTAA
- the mobH gene encoding MobH family relaxase gives MENTPSTLIARIRQRLFGVESAPVGSVATTMDEDVPRYPPFMKGLPAAPVERILSSQTELIAAIEQALAMPDSLYQTIAAPVIRRYAGFSHLLPASESHHHRGAGGLFRHGLEVAHWATLASQGSLFATSASPKERKAQELRWRLAVCFAGLLHDIGKPVADMAVVDAQGQHTWNPCDENITDWAMRHQIDRYFLRWRDNRHKRHEQFSALVIERVLTREARTFILESGPDIMQAMLETINGLDRGSKVYALVITADCKSVERDLKAHYQNIDSALGMPVEKYLFDAMRRLVKSGQWTVNEKGARLWRFEDGLHIVWRAGAQDIVTLLAKDKVPGIPRDEDTLADILIERGLAIPKSWPDGRQYRYWQMQPEGLDNPLYLLRLKSAELIFSGEHPLVVTAREVNESDATIVKTEPVTNPVQQISKPAKTKSVAALKQSQRTDNPASVLPESASSEPALYPIALPDPLLTESAPGISNSLPSDPDQGLSQSKSTDDASSLCQTKQPKNKTPAKTPITEKSDSAAKPDLATTDTKSISNPVDSAKCWFESHADAGQWLMDIASMLNQGQWQLGSDLLEVQDKYLLPFPATAEKLAIDPPQFIKILEDKGWLVTDVLSPMRKVQTIQSVRGVLLALEPSLALKALLKFQAKATLTASSPQSPSSNTDKTGDQLKASQSQDATPLETKPVQPKSKAIGKQKSISGKASDSSVNSEPDKASAPLTTPPAKPGTIDLLITHVRQQNIPPNESSPDGHWHTVSNTALEQFLTQHPTIKRTRLMLDIANHPDCRSVSATEGIQVRLHP, from the coding sequence ATGGAAAATACGCCTTCGACTCTCATTGCTCGCATCCGCCAACGTCTGTTTGGCGTCGAGTCCGCGCCTGTCGGTTCGGTTGCGACAACGATGGATGAGGACGTGCCGCGTTATCCGCCGTTCATGAAGGGTCTGCCGGCTGCACCTGTGGAACGCATCCTGTCCAGTCAAACGGAGTTGATTGCGGCCATCGAACAGGCGCTGGCCATGCCGGATAGTCTGTATCAAACCATAGCTGCGCCGGTCATACGCCGTTATGCCGGCTTCAGCCACTTATTGCCGGCTTCGGAATCTCATCATCATCGTGGCGCCGGCGGCTTATTTCGGCACGGATTGGAAGTCGCCCATTGGGCGACCTTGGCATCCCAAGGCAGTTTATTTGCCACGTCAGCATCACCCAAGGAACGAAAAGCACAAGAATTACGCTGGCGTCTGGCGGTCTGTTTTGCCGGGCTGTTGCATGACATCGGCAAACCGGTCGCCGACATGGCTGTGGTCGATGCACAGGGGCAACATACCTGGAACCCTTGCGATGAAAACATCACCGACTGGGCTATGCGACATCAGATCGACCGATACTTTCTGCGCTGGCGGGATAACCGCCATAAACGCCATGAACAGTTTTCTGCCTTGGTGATCGAGCGCGTCCTGACCCGCGAAGCCCGCACATTCATTCTGGAGTCCGGCCCCGACATCATGCAGGCCATGCTGGAAACCATTAACGGTTTGGACCGCGGCTCCAAAGTTTACGCACTGGTGATAACCGCCGACTGCAAAAGCGTGGAACGGGATTTGAAGGCGCACTACCAAAACATCGACTCGGCCTTGGGCATGCCGGTGGAAAAGTACTTGTTCGACGCCATGCGCCGATTGGTCAAGTCCGGACAATGGACCGTCAACGAAAAAGGCGCTCGGCTATGGCGTTTTGAGGATGGCCTGCATATCGTCTGGCGTGCCGGTGCGCAAGACATCGTCACATTACTGGCCAAGGACAAAGTTCCCGGCATTCCGCGTGACGAAGACACCTTGGCGGACATTCTGATCGAACGCGGCTTGGCAATCCCTAAGTCCTGGCCGGATGGCCGGCAATACCGTTATTGGCAAATGCAGCCTGAAGGCTTGGACAATCCGCTGTACCTGTTGCGTTTGAAATCCGCGGAACTCATTTTTAGTGGCGAACATCCGCTCGTGGTCACAGCCCGCGAAGTCAACGAATCGGATGCGACCATCGTAAAAACCGAACCCGTTACCAATCCGGTACAACAAATCAGCAAACCGGCAAAAACCAAGAGTGTCGCGGCTCTGAAGCAATCCCAACGCACTGATAATCCTGCGTCAGTTTTGCCGGAATCAGCCTCATCAGAACCCGCGCTTTACCCAATCGCCCTACCCGACCCGCTGTTAACCGAATCAGCACCAGGCATTTCAAATTCCTTGCCATCAGATCCCGATCAAGGACTGTCGCAATCCAAATCAACCGATGACGCCTCTTCGTTGTGTCAGACAAAACAACCGAAAAACAAAACGCCAGCCAAAACGCCCATCACAGAAAAATCTGATTCAGCGGCAAAACCCGATCTCGCCACGACGGATACGAAAAGCATTTCTAATCCGGTCGACAGCGCCAAGTGCTGGTTCGAAAGCCACGCCGATGCCGGCCAATGGCTAATGGACATCGCCAGCATGCTCAATCAAGGCCAATGGCAGTTAGGCAGCGATCTATTGGAAGTCCAGGATAAATATTTGCTCCCGTTTCCGGCGACGGCTGAAAAACTCGCCATCGATCCACCTCAGTTCATCAAAATCCTGGAGGACAAAGGTTGGCTGGTGACCGACGTCCTGTCGCCGATGCGCAAGGTACAAACCATCCAATCGGTTCGCGGCGTCCTGCTGGCATTGGAACCGAGTTTGGCTTTGAAGGCATTATTGAAATTCCAAGCCAAAGCCACGCTTACAGCGTCATCTCCGCAATCTCCTAGTAGCAATACTGACAAGACCGGAGATCAACTTAAGGCTTCTCAGTCTCAAGACGCGACGCCTCTGGAGACTAAGCCTGTCCAGCCCAAATCAAAAGCGATCGGCAAGCAAAAATCAATCAGCGGCAAGGCGTCAGACAGTTCGGTCAATTCCGAACCTGATAAGGCAAGCGCTCCCCTAACAACCCCACCGGCAAAACCCGGAACAATCGACTTGCTGATAACACATGTGCGGCAACAAAACATTCCGCCCAATGAATCATCGCCAGACGGTCACTGGCACACAGTGTCCAATACCGCGCTGGAACAATTTCTAACGCAACATCCTACGATCAAGCGCACTCGCCTGATGCTGGATATTGCCAACCATCCAGATTGCCGCTCGGTGAGTGCCACAGAAGGCATCCAGGTTCGGTTACACCCATGA